A genomic stretch from Terriglobus sp. RCC_193 includes:
- a CDS encoding outer membrane protein — protein MQNKLLASIAIFLFSSALHGQATYTAERAARQQIAVSVGGSITRKITSNGLTYDPTSAGLAEGSYRFNFNHWLGVEADYDYFRNSQKFLTSTSTFRLKSDVHTLTGGAVINLPNPLTRRFNSFLYVGGGEMFFVQPNATSFESQMAPVIAFGGGIDVPMSRHLALRLQGKNYLYKAPAFGSGSPKLDKYAQTLVPTAGVVFNF, from the coding sequence ATGCAGAACAAGCTCTTAGCCTCCATCGCAATCTTTCTTTTTTCTTCCGCCTTGCACGGCCAGGCCACCTATACGGCCGAACGCGCCGCACGGCAGCAGATTGCCGTCAGCGTCGGCGGCAGTATCACGCGCAAGATCACGAGCAATGGTTTGACCTATGACCCCACATCGGCGGGGTTGGCGGAGGGCAGCTATCGATTCAACTTCAACCATTGGTTAGGCGTCGAGGCGGACTACGACTACTTCAGGAACTCGCAAAAGTTCCTGACTTCCACGAGTACGTTCCGGCTCAAGTCCGACGTCCATACCCTGACGGGTGGTGCCGTCATCAACCTTCCGAACCCCCTGACAAGACGGTTCAATTCATTTCTGTATGTCGGCGGCGGGGAGATGTTCTTTGTTCAACCGAACGCAACGTCCTTTGAATCGCAGATGGCTCCCGTGATCGCATTCGGAGGCGGCATAGACGTCCCAATGAGCAGGCATCTCGCGCTTCGTCTGCAAGGAAAGAACTACCTGTACAAGGCCCCAGCCTTTGGCTCCGGGTCTCCAAAGCTCGATAAGTATGCCCAGACCCTCGTTCCAACGGCGGGCGTTGTCTTCAACTTCTAG
- a CDS encoding helix-turn-helix domain-containing protein: MLSVAKTHSRTLTPTFEPLLDLQEAASVLGMHWKTLEGKARQHEVPAFKVGKRWRFRLSSLNKWLENGIKSNTTDQAVVTRQEQNP; encoded by the coding sequence ATGCTCTCTGTCGCGAAAACACATTCACGGACGTTAACGCCGACCTTCGAACCGCTCCTTGATCTCCAGGAAGCGGCCTCTGTTTTGGGAATGCATTGGAAGACGCTGGAGGGCAAAGCTCGACAGCACGAAGTACCTGCATTCAAGGTCGGGAAAAGATGGCGCTTCCGGCTCAGTTCTCTCAATAAGTGGCTGGAAAACGGCATAAAATCGAATACAACCGATCAGGCCGTCGTGACTAGACAGGAGCAAAATCCTTGA
- a CDS encoding FAD-dependent oxidoreductase, producing MIHPDVLKELSLFSDLDEESLRELSECVADVILDGGEWLVREGETLEFFVVLAGELELTKEVLGQKVRVARFGPGEFFGEAGALFQIPSLSSIRAVGPSRVVQFSSQQLQTLVQGPSQCGVTILTTLRERLLTSERYARDLPSARVVLVGAGRITDLAELRTFLKLNRVPYAWVDRTRHPDAVPSCVPADYINPCVVVDGQQWMACTVSPRELAEALAIRTVPSQRVYDLVVIGGGPAGLAAAVYGGSEGLSVALIERHAVGGQAGTSSRIENYLGFSSGISGDDLSGRAEKQAQRFGAEIVLTREVQQVRKNDDGSFCLILDGGDVIQARTVLLTTGVEWRRLEAAGLDRLVGRGCYYGSGSIEPPHVTGKTVFIVGGGNSAGQAALYVSRYAKKVTIVVRGTRLETSMSEYLVRQITSRSNIDVECETTVYAVNGMGRLHSVQTRNSTTADELEHPVDTMYIMIGAEAKTDWLSMSIERDEDGFVLTGRDLREAGHRSKGAPPFHLETSLPGFFCAGDVRHGSVKRVASAVGEGSIAISLIHQYLADQPNSPNGTTELLRSPD from the coding sequence ATGATCCACCCCGATGTATTGAAAGAGTTGAGTCTCTTCTCCGATCTCGATGAGGAGAGTCTTCGAGAACTATCCGAATGTGTTGCCGATGTGATTCTCGACGGCGGCGAGTGGCTGGTCCGGGAAGGTGAGACGCTGGAGTTCTTTGTTGTGCTTGCGGGCGAGCTTGAGCTGACGAAGGAGGTGCTTGGCCAGAAGGTTCGCGTGGCGCGCTTTGGCCCAGGAGAATTCTTCGGCGAGGCGGGAGCATTGTTTCAAATCCCCTCCCTCTCCTCGATTCGGGCCGTTGGCCCCTCCCGCGTCGTGCAATTTTCTTCCCAACAGCTTCAGACACTCGTTCAGGGACCATCCCAGTGTGGCGTGACGATCCTGACCACGTTACGAGAGCGACTCCTCACAAGTGAGCGATACGCGAGAGATCTTCCTTCCGCACGCGTCGTGTTGGTTGGGGCAGGCCGCATCACCGACTTGGCGGAGCTCCGGACCTTCCTCAAACTGAACCGCGTACCTTACGCGTGGGTCGACCGAACGCGACATCCGGACGCAGTCCCATCGTGCGTCCCTGCCGACTACATCAACCCGTGTGTTGTTGTGGACGGACAACAGTGGATGGCTTGCACCGTTTCGCCAAGAGAACTCGCAGAAGCCCTTGCCATAAGGACTGTCCCTTCCCAACGGGTCTATGACCTGGTGGTGATCGGCGGAGGACCTGCGGGCCTTGCAGCCGCTGTCTATGGTGGTTCGGAGGGACTCTCCGTTGCCCTGATCGAACGGCATGCCGTGGGAGGCCAGGCCGGAACCTCTTCGCGGATCGAGAACTATCTGGGATTCTCCAGTGGCATTTCGGGGGACGATCTGAGCGGGCGCGCTGAGAAGCAAGCGCAGCGCTTTGGAGCCGAGATCGTCCTGACCCGCGAAGTTCAGCAAGTTCGAAAGAACGACGACGGTTCTTTCTGCCTCATTCTTGATGGCGGAGATGTCATTCAAGCTCGGACTGTATTACTGACTACGGGAGTGGAGTGGCGCCGCTTAGAAGCCGCAGGGCTGGACCGCTTAGTCGGAAGAGGTTGCTATTACGGAAGTGGCTCGATCGAACCGCCGCACGTGACCGGTAAGACGGTCTTCATCGTTGGTGGAGGCAATTCCGCAGGGCAGGCCGCACTCTATGTCTCCCGGTATGCCAAGAAAGTAACGATCGTAGTTCGAGGGACGCGCTTGGAAACAAGCATGTCGGAATACCTCGTGCGCCAGATCACTAGCCGAAGCAACATCGATGTCGAGTGCGAAACAACCGTCTATGCCGTGAACGGGATGGGGCGCTTGCACTCTGTTCAGACGCGCAATAGCACCACTGCTGATGAACTCGAACATCCCGTTGACACGATGTACATCATGATTGGAGCAGAGGCCAAAACAGATTGGCTGTCCATGTCCATCGAGCGGGACGAGGACGGATTCGTCCTAACCGGTCGGGATCTGAGGGAGGCTGGGCATCGCAGCAAAGGCGCTCCGCCCTTCCACCTTGAAACAAGTCTCCCCGGTTTTTTTTGCGCAGGAGACGTGCGTCATGGATCGGTGAAACGCGTGGCTAGCGCCGTTGGCGAAGGCAGCATTGCCATTTCGTTGATCCATCAATACCTAGCGGATCAACCGAACTCACCGAACGGGACGACAGAGTTACTGCGGAGCCCCGATTAA
- a CDS encoding TetR/AcrR family transcriptional regulator translates to MPTARHTATDVSFNSQMRYRALPGTVSKPEDSGKPTKHGMKTQETRELLLRAAERIFVRDGYEKAELGEIARLAGRTKGAIYAQFKSKEDVFLALVQDHALRRRAIMRKFMEHSSTIEGNLDAFRKYFLDFATDDTWGFLLLEFRLYSVRNPESQERFRKVYESIVPVNEEEAYSNLLGPASRNKEAISRTIAVHTGFSMLTALQLECRFDPNIVDSGAVRKIAGQLFDMLFRNSALGT, encoded by the coding sequence ATGCCTACTGCCAGACATACCGCAACCGATGTCAGTTTCAACTCACAGATGCGCTACCGTGCTTTGCCCGGCACCGTGAGCAAGCCAGAAGACTCGGGCAAGCCCACGAAGCATGGGATGAAAACACAAGAGACACGCGAACTGTTGCTACGAGCGGCGGAACGCATCTTCGTTCGCGACGGATACGAGAAAGCCGAATTGGGAGAGATCGCTCGGTTGGCCGGCCGCACCAAGGGCGCGATCTACGCACAGTTCAAGAGCAAGGAAGACGTTTTCCTTGCTCTTGTGCAAGATCATGCCTTGCGACGTCGAGCGATTATGAGGAAGTTCATGGAGCACTCTTCCACCATTGAGGGGAACCTTGACGCTTTCCGAAAATACTTCCTCGACTTCGCGACGGACGACACCTGGGGCTTTCTTCTCTTAGAGTTCCGCCTATACTCAGTGCGAAACCCGGAATCACAGGAGCGCTTTCGAAAGGTCTACGAAAGCATCGTTCCTGTTAACGAGGAAGAAGCATATTCCAACCTCTTGGGGCCGGCCTCCAGAAACAAAGAAGCAATCAGTCGTACCATCGCGGTACACACCGGCTTTTCGATGTTGACCGCATTGCAACTGGAGTGCAGATTCGATCCCAACATTGTCGACTCCGGTGCCGTGCGAAAAATTGCCGGCCAGCTTTTCGATATGCTTTTTCGGAATAGCGCGCTGGGGACCTAA
- a CDS encoding LysR substrate-binding domain-containing protein, producing MFKNDTKLLESVIALAEELHYGRAARRLRISQPMLTKNIQDVETLVGTPLFDRDRKHVVLSDAGRAYVQQARLSLLYGERAVQSARAVMQNMDGCFHVGRTPYADPFLVSTLLSIQLPLYPRMKVELVSKFSMDLIDDLLAGLIDLAIANEPPESPALTSVQIAELPFYIAMAKREELARYPSVTLEQMAGRHWIMFDRKMHPPLYEAITRATAQRGIRPLSIQHVTAPEEAFPFVADGSAIAIVLKTGALLLARNGVTVRPLNETGLRVKTCLVCRADDDSKIASEFVRAYMRRIPDRKKHQQLPLLISA from the coding sequence ATGTTCAAGAACGACACAAAGCTGCTGGAATCAGTGATCGCGCTAGCCGAGGAGTTACATTACGGGCGGGCCGCCCGTCGATTGCGGATCAGTCAGCCGATGCTGACGAAAAACATCCAGGACGTTGAAACGCTGGTCGGCACACCTCTATTCGACCGTGACCGCAAGCACGTTGTCCTCAGCGATGCTGGCCGAGCCTATGTGCAACAGGCGAGACTTTCCCTCCTGTATGGCGAGAGGGCCGTCCAGTCGGCCCGAGCGGTGATGCAAAACATGGACGGATGTTTTCACGTCGGACGTACCCCGTACGCCGATCCGTTTTTGGTGTCCACACTTCTTTCCATCCAACTCCCTCTATATCCGCGAATGAAAGTCGAACTGGTGAGCAAGTTCTCGATGGATCTGATCGACGATCTCCTTGCGGGTCTGATCGATTTGGCGATCGCAAACGAGCCGCCCGAATCACCTGCGCTAACTTCCGTGCAAATCGCCGAACTGCCCTTCTACATTGCAATGGCGAAAAGAGAGGAGTTGGCGCGTTATCCGTCGGTAACGCTGGAGCAGATGGCGGGCCGCCATTGGATAATGTTTGATCGCAAGATGCATCCCCCGCTGTACGAAGCGATCACACGAGCGACCGCACAGCGTGGCATACGCCCCCTAAGCATTCAACATGTGACAGCTCCAGAGGAAGCGTTTCCGTTTGTTGCGGATGGTTCTGCAATAGCCATCGTGCTGAAAACTGGTGCGCTGCTCCTTGCCCGCAACGGTGTCACGGTTCGTCCACTGAACGAGACAGGACTCAGAGTGAAGACATGCCTAGTATGCCGAGCAGACGACGATTCGAAGATTGCCAGCGAATTTGTGCGCGCGTACATGCGCAGGATTCCCGATAGGAAGAAGCACCAACAGCTGCCTCTTCTTATTTCAGCTTAG
- a CDS encoding FAD-dependent monooxygenase has protein sequence MSEQVLIVGAGPTGMVLALWLNKLGVKFRILDRAPGPGTTSRAMAVQARTLELYQQLDLSETVVKQGKLGMANNFWAGGVKKATVELGELGKGLTPYPYMLVFPQDRHEKLLADRLAAAGVTIERNVEVLSYQDLGTHISAVYREVSGEQKTIDAQYIVGCDGAHSLVRKGLGVDFPGGTYDKVFYVADVEASGPVIDGNMHIDFEKSDFMMVMNYAEPGLARLIGTVKAADDADLKAMRFEDVSQGAMKSLKIDVHKVNWFSVYRVHHRVASTFHKGRAFIAGDAGHIHSPAGGQGMNTGIGDSINLAWKLAAVLHGEATEALLDTYDPERQTFATKLVHTTDKLFTLATAEGGFANFFRADLFPAIIPLAMGVDFTKSFLFHAISQIDLNYRESPISAGSAGKVKGGERLPWVSIDGRSNFDYLPMTWNVQVYGSASPALTDWCKRKSLPLATFPWGQEYDDAGFKKDAVYLLRPDTYVAFASKDQAVEKLDQFLESKGLMPGGSLKS, from the coding sequence ATGAGCGAACAAGTATTGATCGTAGGAGCGGGCCCCACCGGCATGGTGTTAGCGCTCTGGTTGAATAAGCTCGGCGTGAAGTTCCGCATCTTGGACAGGGCCCCCGGCCCCGGCACCACGTCGCGTGCCATGGCCGTTCAAGCACGCACGCTGGAGCTTTACCAGCAATTGGATCTTTCCGAGACTGTTGTAAAACAGGGCAAGCTCGGGATGGCGAATAACTTCTGGGCAGGCGGCGTGAAGAAAGCCACAGTGGAACTTGGCGAGCTCGGTAAGGGCTTAACGCCCTACCCCTATATGCTCGTTTTCCCGCAAGATCGCCACGAGAAGTTACTGGCCGACCGCCTAGCGGCTGCCGGAGTCACGATCGAACGCAACGTCGAGGTGCTTTCATACCAAGACCTAGGCACACACATCAGTGCCGTCTATCGGGAGGTGAGCGGCGAGCAAAAAACGATCGATGCACAGTACATTGTTGGATGCGATGGCGCGCACTCGCTTGTCCGCAAAGGCTTGGGGGTGGACTTTCCTGGCGGCACCTACGACAAGGTCTTCTACGTTGCGGACGTTGAGGCAAGCGGGCCCGTAATCGATGGAAACATGCACATCGACTTTGAGAAGTCCGACTTCATGATGGTGATGAACTATGCCGAACCTGGATTGGCCCGGCTGATCGGCACCGTAAAGGCAGCCGACGATGCAGACCTGAAAGCGATGCGTTTTGAAGATGTCTCGCAAGGCGCGATGAAATCGCTCAAGATCGACGTGCACAAGGTGAATTGGTTTTCTGTATACCGTGTTCATCACCGGGTGGCGTCGACCTTCCACAAGGGCCGCGCGTTTATTGCAGGCGATGCGGGGCATATTCATAGTCCGGCTGGTGGTCAGGGTATGAACACCGGCATCGGTGACTCCATCAATCTTGCTTGGAAACTAGCTGCAGTACTTCACGGCGAAGCTACCGAAGCTCTGCTTGACACCTACGATCCCGAACGCCAAACGTTCGCAACAAAACTGGTTCACACGACAGATAAGCTCTTCACCTTGGCGACGGCGGAAGGTGGCTTTGCCAACTTCTTTCGTGCCGATCTCTTTCCCGCGATCATTCCGTTGGCGATGGGAGTGGATTTCACGAAGTCTTTTCTCTTTCACGCGATCTCTCAAATTGATTTGAACTACCGCGAGAGCCCGATAAGCGCCGGAAGCGCTGGCAAAGTTAAGGGTGGCGAGCGTTTGCCCTGGGTGTCTATTGATGGCCGCAGCAACTTCGACTATCTGCCCATGACATGGAACGTGCAGGTGTATGGATCGGCCAGCCCCGCTCTTACTGATTGGTGCAAGCGGAAGAGTCTGCCACTTGCGACGTTCCCGTGGGGTCAAGAATATGACGACGCAGGCTTCAAGAAAGATGCTGTGTACCTGCTGCGCCCCGACACGTACGTCGCTTTCGCCTCCAAGGATCAGGCTGTAGAGAAATTGGATCAGTTCCTTGAAAGCAAAGGCTTGATGCCAGGCGGCTCGCTGAAAAGCTGA
- a CDS encoding alpha/beta hydrolase-fold protein, with protein MNDLTRRAFMKVSSMAGALLAGSALPQLEAQQAPDGNARDFQAAGGPGGPGRGAKKAPGIQTIYALCEVTGGGKKVYGIAIQYDAVIDPSSLALDTYTANVFPAVRGAGGGMMGAPGGPGGGGLPGGPVMAQNATVSVSKPRTVAAVYTNAEPGLLNSRKDISGKYVIAEFAHDPDLSAQSADSDRVSIAQDKGIKTIDGRVYAATTTGMDNVAGRGNNVMVRGISAWEQSHWWWDDTRSAMLEYSIYLPKSFLKNGGENKEYPLVIAITHSGTSYTGTSAETLTDGVIASIWGLPEEQAQRECVVITPRYERTTMNDYWEHTYDVENTYRLVESFLKNTWNYGNPNLEDRVDKVLKIDPKRVYTTGWSMGAMTSLWMMAKHPQTFAAGLIIAGQQRPGDVVNLTKQNVLILTGENDAKSTTWNEKCVPIWEQAGAKVTRPQERLDPALIFPISDQKKLTAQIDDYLGKGGNITFLTFADVDHMGAARKFFYIEAAKRWLLRQQKV; from the coding sequence ATGAATGATTTAACGCGTAGAGCTTTCATGAAGGTGAGTTCGATGGCGGGTGCGCTTCTCGCCGGTTCGGCTCTTCCTCAACTCGAAGCCCAGCAAGCTCCTGACGGGAATGCACGAGACTTTCAGGCGGCGGGAGGACCGGGCGGGCCCGGACGCGGAGCGAAGAAGGCTCCGGGCATTCAAACGATCTACGCCCTCTGTGAGGTGACGGGCGGTGGCAAAAAGGTTTACGGCATCGCGATCCAGTACGACGCCGTGATTGATCCCTCAAGCCTAGCGTTGGATACATACACTGCCAACGTTTTCCCTGCCGTCCGAGGTGCCGGCGGCGGAATGATGGGTGCTCCCGGTGGCCCGGGCGGTGGGGGCCTGCCAGGCGGTCCAGTCATGGCACAAAATGCAACCGTATCGGTGTCCAAGCCCCGCACAGTCGCGGCTGTCTACACCAACGCAGAACCTGGACTACTGAACAGTCGGAAAGACATCTCCGGCAAGTACGTCATCGCTGAATTCGCGCATGATCCGGACTTGAGCGCCCAAAGCGCCGACAGCGATAGGGTCTCCATCGCGCAGGACAAAGGGATCAAGACCATTGACGGCAGGGTCTACGCCGCAACTACAACTGGCATGGACAACGTAGCTGGACGCGGCAATAACGTCATGGTTCGGGGGATCAGTGCCTGGGAGCAAAGCCACTGGTGGTGGGATGACACGCGTTCTGCCATGTTGGAGTACAGCATCTACCTCCCAAAGTCCTTCCTGAAGAACGGTGGGGAGAACAAGGAATACCCGCTGGTCATTGCCATCACGCATTCGGGAACAAGCTATACCGGGACGTCTGCGGAGACACTCACTGATGGCGTGATCGCCAGCATCTGGGGGTTGCCGGAGGAACAGGCACAGCGTGAGTGTGTGGTGATCACGCCGCGCTATGAGCGCACCACCATGAACGATTATTGGGAGCACACCTACGACGTCGAGAACACGTACAGACTCGTCGAGTCCTTCCTCAAGAACACCTGGAACTACGGCAACCCGAATCTGGAAGACAGAGTGGACAAGGTCTTAAAGATCGATCCGAAAAGGGTCTACACCACCGGCTGGTCTATGGGAGCCATGACATCCCTCTGGATGATGGCGAAGCACCCGCAGACATTCGCTGCCGGTCTGATCATTGCCGGCCAGCAACGGCCTGGTGATGTCGTTAATCTCACCAAGCAGAATGTCCTCATCCTCACTGGAGAGAACGACGCCAAATCGACCACATGGAATGAAAAGTGCGTTCCCATCTGGGAGCAAGCAGGAGCCAAGGTCACGCGACCTCAAGAGCGACTCGATCCCGCGTTGATCTTCCCGATTAGCGACCAGAAGAAACTTACCGCACAAATTGACGATTACCTAGGGAAAGGCGGCAACATCACTTTCCTTACGTTTGCGGATGTCGATCACATGGGGGCAGCTCGAAAGTTCTTTTACATCGAAGCCGCGAAGAGGTGGCTCTTAAGGCAACAAAAAGTTTGA
- a CDS encoding CocE/NonD family hydrolase encodes MQQQPKSATSALQATAVIGVTDSASEETRPSAYPTEWNVAFGPTAPLQIAPPAPFGVEDDGNYRFPLWTERYTGFNPQEVVYPAGLVTHIGAPALKVAIRKLQDVPIKLRDGVTIYADILRAADAPADMKLPTIIAWSPYGKTTPKNHAFQHWIAQLPVDRVSGLAVTEGPDPNFWVPNGYNVVHIDPRGVNSSEGHVHWWGSVNAHDGYDVVEWIAEQSWSSGKVGMSGVSWLGLSQYYVASTNPPHLAAIAPRAHTADIYRQFYVMTGGIPSVTPFFKELIDGIMGDGSLTERFDAMAVEQPLMNAYWEDKRAKVEHIHGPAVYAVAGYGGFGSTSDAILGIPDGKKWLRYARNYHLADYYSEAALAQEKAFFDHYLKGADNGWERDTPKVVVEVLEPGVETGVALTLIGNEWPLQDTEYRKLYLDAATNSINTTVPTEVSVAPYDAMTGKRVFMHTFEQDTTVAGFMKGKFWVQTNGANDMDLFVRVEKVKGDAVIPLTINNARLRVSLRELDPALSTDFRPVQSFRKSQLLAPDEVVAVEVWLQSHAMMFRSGEQLRLTIGGRALAETSFGTASGLRTTGVHTIHAGSEHNSYLQIPIPSADAR; translated from the coding sequence ATGCAACAACAACCGAAGTCCGCCACGTCAGCACTGCAAGCCACAGCAGTGATCGGTGTCACCGATTCCGCATCCGAAGAAACTCGGCCATCGGCTTATCCGACCGAGTGGAACGTAGCCTTCGGCCCTACGGCTCCGTTGCAGATTGCCCCTCCAGCACCCTTTGGTGTCGAGGATGATGGCAACTATCGATTCCCGTTGTGGACCGAACGCTACACAGGTTTCAACCCGCAGGAGGTCGTCTACCCAGCCGGCCTTGTGACCCACATTGGAGCCCCGGCCCTCAAAGTAGCCATCCGCAAACTCCAGGATGTTCCTATCAAGCTCCGCGACGGCGTGACGATCTATGCGGACATCTTGCGGGCTGCGGACGCACCGGCTGATATGAAACTGCCAACGATCATTGCATGGTCTCCGTATGGGAAAACAACGCCCAAAAATCACGCCTTTCAGCATTGGATTGCGCAGTTACCAGTGGATCGAGTGAGTGGTTTGGCTGTCACGGAAGGTCCAGACCCGAATTTCTGGGTGCCCAACGGATACAACGTTGTCCACATCGATCCTCGCGGCGTCAACAGTTCCGAAGGTCATGTGCACTGGTGGGGGAGCGTTAATGCGCACGATGGCTATGACGTTGTTGAATGGATTGCAGAACAGTCTTGGAGCAGCGGCAAAGTTGGTATGTCAGGAGTGTCCTGGCTCGGCCTCAGTCAGTACTACGTAGCGTCGACGAATCCGCCACACTTAGCGGCGATCGCCCCGCGAGCTCACACGGCTGACATCTATCGTCAGTTCTACGTGATGACAGGCGGAATACCCTCCGTCACGCCTTTCTTCAAGGAGCTCATCGATGGGATCATGGGCGACGGCTCTTTGACGGAACGCTTCGATGCAATGGCGGTCGAACAGCCACTCATGAATGCCTACTGGGAGGACAAGCGGGCCAAAGTTGAACATATTCATGGCCCGGCTGTGTATGCGGTCGCTGGCTACGGCGGCTTCGGGTCTACGAGCGACGCAATCCTTGGCATCCCCGACGGCAAGAAATGGCTTCGATACGCGAGAAACTATCATCTTGCCGATTACTATTCGGAAGCTGCTCTCGCACAAGAGAAAGCATTCTTCGACCATTACTTAAAGGGTGCCGATAATGGTTGGGAACGCGATACGCCGAAGGTGGTGGTTGAGGTCTTGGAGCCTGGCGTTGAGACGGGCGTAGCCCTGACCCTAATCGGTAACGAGTGGCCCCTGCAAGACACGGAATACCGAAAACTCTATCTCGATGCCGCGACCAACTCCATCAATACGACCGTCCCCACAGAGGTATCGGTTGCGCCTTACGATGCGATGACAGGCAAACGAGTCTTCATGCATACGTTCGAGCAAGACACAACAGTCGCTGGCTTCATGAAAGGAAAGTTTTGGGTCCAGACGAACGGGGCCAATGATATGGACCTTTTCGTGAGGGTTGAGAAAGTCAAAGGAGACGCAGTTATCCCTCTCACTATCAATAATGCCCGTCTTCGAGTGTCTCTGCGGGAGCTTGATCCTGCGTTATCGACGGATTTTCGTCCTGTACAGAGCTTCCGAAAAAGTCAACTTCTCGCCCCAGACGAAGTGGTGGCGGTTGAGGTTTGGCTTCAATCCCACGCCATGATGTTCCGTAGCGGTGAACAGCTGCGCCTAACAATCGGCGGCAGAGCTCTAGCGGAAACCTCGTTCGGCACAGCTTCCGGACTCAGAACAACAGGAGTCCACACGATTCACGCTGGTTCGGAGCACAACAGTTATCTTCAGATACCCATTCCCTCCGCCGATGCTCGGTGA
- a CDS encoding low molecular weight phosphatase family protein — translation MAGEQHSDGTNLEGNGMKKIIFACLHNAGRAQMAAAFFNEFADPAKAEAISAGTEPGLRVHPEVLSVMQEVGIDLSNSTPRKGDTGTCGRRFSPDHDGLR, via the coding sequence ATGGCAGGGGAGCAACATTCCGATGGAACGAATCTCGAAGGAAATGGAATGAAAAAGATAATCTTCGCCTGCCTCCACAACGCCGGTCGCGCCCAGATGGCGGCGGCTTTCTTCAACGAGTTCGCCGACCCCGCCAAAGCAGAAGCCATATCGGCAGGAACTGAACCGGGCTTGAGAGTGCATCCAGAGGTCCTTTCCGTCATGCAGGAAGTCGGGATTGACCTAAGCAACTCGACACCTCGAAAAGGTGACACAGGAACTTGCGGAAGACGCTTCAGTCCTGATCACGATGGGCTGCGGTGA
- a CDS encoding TlpA disulfide reductase family protein has product MRLTSVRDAALACSLLIAPGLTHAAPITAGHVAPPFVLRQADGKAVSLSSYKGKVILLNFWATWCAPCRVEMPWFEEFSKSYGGKGFAVLGVSLDDGGWKEVQPTVTKLRISYPIVLGDKRTMKLYGMGEQLPATFLIDRTGKIQTVKIGFGDKKEFEQTISQLLKEH; this is encoded by the coding sequence ATGCGTCTGACGTCCGTTCGCGATGCTGCTCTAGCCTGTTCTCTTCTGATTGCGCCCGGGCTGACACATGCCGCGCCCATCACCGCGGGACATGTTGCTCCTCCCTTCGTCTTACGGCAGGCGGACGGCAAAGCCGTCAGTCTGTCTTCTTACAAAGGCAAGGTCATCCTCCTCAACTTTTGGGCAACCTGGTGCGCTCCATGCCGGGTCGAGATGCCGTGGTTCGAGGAGTTCTCAAAAAGTTACGGCGGTAAGGGCTTCGCGGTTCTCGGGGTATCGCTCGACGATGGCGGCTGGAAGGAGGTTCAACCTACGGTGACGAAGTTGAGGATTTCCTACCCGATCGTGCTTGGAGACAAGCGCACGATGAAGCTGTACGGGATGGGTGAGCAGCTGCCCGCCACATTCTTGATCGACCGGACAGGCAAGATTCAGACCGTGAAAATTGGCTTTGGCGATAAGAAGGAATTTGAACAAACGATTAGCCAATTGCTTAAAGAGCATTGA
- a CDS encoding TetR/AcrR family transcriptional regulator, translating into MKFRRRKAARPQEIVDAAADVFAEKGFAASKLEDIGKRAGISKGTLYLYYPTKEALFEAVVKSYASSTLSDMQDLIANAEGSIVDFLPRLFAAALEKIGTSRIPAVAKMVISEAGNFPELARLWQSQVIAPMLAAFRERIRREQSSGQIAAGPPELYAICMMSPMVISLLLREAFGGTLMPPELLAQLPGIHSRVLSQGLSGAAPKRPGKKAAQPSRIRKVSPNKGAV; encoded by the coding sequence TTGAAATTTCGACGGCGCAAAGCGGCTCGGCCACAGGAGATCGTTGACGCAGCAGCGGATGTATTCGCGGAGAAGGGGTTCGCTGCGAGCAAACTTGAAGACATCGGCAAGCGTGCCGGAATCTCCAAAGGCACACTGTACCTGTACTACCCGACGAAGGAAGCGCTGTTTGAAGCGGTGGTGAAGTCCTACGCATCGTCGACGCTGAGCGATATGCAGGACCTCATCGCAAATGCGGAAGGAAGCATCGTCGATTTCTTGCCCAGGCTTTTCGCAGCGGCTTTAGAGAAGATCGGAACCAGCCGCATCCCTGCTGTCGCAAAGATGGTGATCTCGGAAGCTGGAAATTTTCCTGAGCTTGCCCGGCTATGGCAGAGCCAAGTCATTGCACCGATGCTTGCTGCGTTCCGTGAACGGATACGGCGGGAGCAGAGCTCAGGACAAATCGCTGCAGGTCCACCTGAACTCTATGCGATCTGCATGATGTCACCCATGGTCATCTCGTTACTGCTCCGTGAAGCGTTCGGAGGCACGCTTATGCCACCGGAACTGCTCGCTCAACTGCCAGGCATCCACTCTCGCGTCCTCTCTCAAGGACTTTCCGGCGCTGCACCGAAGCGACCGGGTAAAAAAGCAGCGCAACCAAGCAGGATTCGAAAAGTGTCACCGAATAAAGGAGCAGTTTAA